The Agarilytica rhodophyticola genome has a window encoding:
- a CDS encoding aminotransferase class V-fold PLP-dependent enzyme, with amino-acid sequence MKPVKKNDQNILSYAQERLWFLSQLENNSSEYSLPIRFSLYGPLNFQAYCKALQSIVERHEIFRTVIVDRDGRRYQKTLEDKEYTKVPVALNNLVELKPQEQVLEVGQLIQKSIRQPFDLRKDILLRSQVFELSSEKYVIFINTHYIAVDGWSLDIFLQELSQFYNLYNESKGNSESKTELKKIKYHYRDYAQWQRDSFGSQKLREELSYWKKQLSDLPSVHSLPLDKARPARFNQRGKVIEHIIHKTTYSNILQFCEQHKCSTFVFLHTILSVLISRYSRENDVVIGTPVSGRNEESFESIVGVFINTLVLRSSVEAEENFLDLLTQTSKVVTTAFKNQHVPFEHLVEELNPARSLSHNPLFQIMLTLKNKDKLPNLTMQGLKVIGNVETLSSIKYDLELVAQEHNNQLRIHWLYNLDLFEAVSIERFIDSFDLLVASVLKNSSQTIANLPLISDRQRALILNHYNENASVNYLPTRLEHLFRQHVDSMPEKIAIKSSDASYSFETLDKESEAFARILSSHGLKPGDSVGIFLSRSVESIVAILAVLKAGAVYVPIDPSFPKVRRDFIIDDANIRIIVSAKQFSELLPNSVTHIFLDSVASETANTYADTHMRSAQDPACILYTSGSTGNPKGVVLSHVGFVNRMQWMKSTFPSVENECWCQKTSLNFVDHIAEIFQALFEGVTSLVIDEEDVKDTSRFIELLVINRVTRITVVPSFLNALVSNPRFNQLKSLRFIISSGESLTQSLSDLVRTLLPQVKLLNIYGSTEISADVTYHLTSSLECDEVMQYFPHESEFTYHASKDSVFNIPLRMGEFYTEPDVPYSVIRQKFADFKMPSTSKKLEDYLARLNEDVIPFTINVSDNQYIGHMTSLLPNFMSEFSRLITILNQNLVKMETSKSLTFLERQAIAMVHREFFNSADEIYEEHTQATNANFGLIVSGGTSANITAMLSARNRALFNLGYSDRELREQGAFKLIAKAGMEDGVIICSKLAHYSIKKTANILGVGENNILVLEQDEEQKVLIDDLRKKIEYCQSNNVFVIAIIGIAGATETGTIDPLFDMANLAEQHSIHFHVDAAWGGSFRFSPVYKKMLKGIERADSVTFCAHKQLYLPQGISICLFREPVDNGLLSTHSRYQAQAGTYDSGQYTIEGSRPATALFLHAALHLLSRQGYSWLLEQSMENTDYFKKLIEHSDAFELVGKPDMNIINYRYIPISLRSNKYRVFDAQENDSINKATDDIQWTQFLKGKTFVSKTTLNIKRVSEDAIRVFRVVLSNPTVSKADLKAVLVDQIKIASEIVEDGEIIEHDIASVESFSSSNETQTVPIGKPIDNVKILLLDDAMQLVPIGVTGDVYVSGPGLALGYQNADNIQKQRFIENPWVISQGDTCQEKLFKTGDRARWLDNKELQYIGRSDSCVKIRGAMVDLAEIELLIHQLNECDEVAVVARKVINDDLQIVAYISSHTFKDYNLLSRFVTNHLKTRVPSYMIPDFFVLLGTLPKTVSGKINRKNLPLPDSKNNRKDSYIAARTQIEKDMCTIWQRVLKLDRVGLGSNFFSLGGHSLLAMAMLNQVIDKFGVKISLKDIFEHPVVEDLAHEVSLKIGLGPAHIN; translated from the coding sequence TTTATTAATACTCACTATATCGCTGTGGATGGATGGTCATTAGACATCTTTTTACAGGAACTTAGTCAGTTCTACAATTTATATAATGAAAGCAAAGGGAATTCTGAAAGTAAAACCGAGCTGAAGAAAATAAAATATCACTATCGTGATTATGCACAGTGGCAAAGGGATTCATTTGGCTCACAAAAGCTTCGAGAAGAGTTGTCATATTGGAAAAAACAACTGTCAGATTTACCTAGTGTTCATAGTTTGCCACTGGATAAAGCACGACCCGCACGTTTTAACCAACGTGGTAAAGTGATTGAACATATTATCCATAAAACGACCTATAGTAATATTCTCCAGTTTTGTGAGCAGCATAAGTGTTCGACTTTTGTATTTTTACATACTATTCTAAGTGTATTGATAAGCCGCTACAGTAGAGAAAATGATGTTGTTATAGGAACTCCGGTTTCAGGTCGTAATGAAGAAAGTTTTGAATCAATCGTTGGCGTGTTTATCAATACCTTGGTTTTACGTTCTTCGGTAGAAGCAGAAGAGAATTTTTTAGATTTACTAACTCAAACTAGCAAAGTTGTTACTACTGCATTTAAAAATCAACATGTACCTTTTGAGCATCTGGTAGAAGAACTAAACCCTGCGAGAAGTTTGAGCCATAACCCGTTGTTTCAAATAATGTTAACTCTGAAGAATAAGGATAAGCTTCCGAATTTAACAATGCAGGGTCTAAAGGTTATTGGCAATGTTGAAACCCTTAGCTCAATCAAATACGACTTAGAGTTAGTTGCGCAAGAACACAATAATCAATTGCGGATTCATTGGCTGTATAATTTAGACCTTTTTGAAGCGGTAAGTATTGAAAGATTCATCGACAGCTTCGATCTTTTAGTGGCTAGTGTGCTTAAAAATTCTAGTCAAACAATTGCCAATTTGCCGCTCATTAGCGACAGGCAGAGGGCTTTGATTTTAAATCATTACAATGAAAATGCTTCAGTTAACTATTTGCCTACGAGATTAGAGCATTTATTCAGACAGCATGTCGATAGTATGCCAGAAAAAATTGCTATAAAAAGTTCGGATGCTTCTTATAGTTTTGAAACGCTCGATAAAGAGTCGGAGGCTTTCGCTCGAATTCTTTCTTCTCATGGGCTTAAACCTGGAGATTCTGTAGGTATATTTTTATCGCGCTCTGTCGAGTCAATAGTTGCTATTTTAGCTGTACTTAAAGCAGGTGCAGTTTATGTACCTATTGACCCCAGTTTTCCTAAAGTAAGACGTGATTTTATTATTGATGATGCAAATATTCGTATCATTGTAAGCGCTAAGCAATTTTCTGAATTGTTACCTAATAGTGTCACTCATATATTTTTAGATAGTGTAGCAAGTGAAACTGCTAATACTTATGCTGATACTCATATGCGAAGTGCACAAGACCCTGCTTGTATTCTCTATACCTCGGGATCAACAGGGAATCCTAAGGGTGTGGTACTCTCCCATGTGGGCTTTGTTAACCGTATGCAGTGGATGAAATCTACTTTTCCCAGTGTAGAAAACGAATGTTGGTGTCAGAAAACATCTCTTAACTTTGTAGATCATATTGCAGAGATCTTTCAAGCGCTGTTCGAAGGTGTAACTAGTCTTGTTATCGATGAAGAGGATGTCAAAGATACTAGTAGATTTATTGAGCTACTGGTTATCAATAGGGTTACCCGGATAACGGTCGTTCCTTCTTTTCTTAATGCTTTAGTTAGTAATCCACGGTTTAATCAATTAAAGTCGTTGAGATTTATTATTAGCAGCGGAGAAAGTTTGACTCAGTCTCTGTCAGACTTAGTGAGAACATTATTACCGCAGGTGAAACTGTTAAATATCTATGGTTCCACAGAGATAAGCGCAGACGTTACTTATCATTTAACAAGTAGTCTGGAATGTGATGAGGTAATGCAATATTTTCCTCATGAAAGTGAATTTACTTATCATGCATCTAAGGACAGCGTTTTTAATATTCCATTAAGAATGGGAGAATTCTATACCGAACCGGATGTTCCTTACAGTGTGATTCGCCAAAAGTTTGCCGACTTTAAAATGCCTTCTACTTCAAAAAAGTTAGAAGACTATCTTGCTCGCCTAAACGAAGACGTTATTCCATTTACAATAAATGTATCAGATAACCAGTATATCGGGCATATGACTTCTTTGTTACCTAATTTTATGTCCGAGTTTTCTCGTTTGATCACTATTTTGAATCAAAACTTGGTTAAGATGGAAACATCCAAAAGTTTAACTTTTTTAGAGCGTCAAGCAATTGCGATGGTTCATCGGGAGTTCTTTAATTCGGCAGATGAGATCTATGAAGAACATACTCAAGCGACTAACGCCAACTTTGGACTTATCGTCAGTGGAGGAACTTCTGCCAATATTACAGCGATGCTAAGTGCTCGAAACCGAGCATTGTTTAACTTAGGCTATTCGGATAGAGAATTACGTGAACAGGGTGCGTTTAAACTGATCGCAAAAGCTGGTATGGAGGACGGTGTTATTATTTGCTCTAAGCTTGCACATTATTCTATAAAGAAAACGGCGAATATTTTAGGTGTTGGCGAAAATAATATTTTAGTTCTAGAGCAAGATGAAGAGCAAAAAGTACTTATCGATGATCTAAGAAAAAAAATTGAATATTGTCAAAGTAATAATGTTTTCGTGATAGCTATTATTGGTATTGCTGGTGCGACAGAAACAGGAACTATTGATCCCTTGTTTGACATGGCGAACCTTGCAGAACAACATAGTATTCATTTTCATGTGGATGCAGCATGGGGCGGCAGCTTTCGCTTCTCACCTGTGTATAAAAAGATGCTAAAAGGTATTGAACGTGCAGACAGTGTAACTTTCTGCGCACATAAACAATTGTATTTACCACAAGGTATTAGTATTTGTTTATTCCGTGAACCGGTTGATAATGGCCTGCTATCCACTCACTCGCGCTATCAGGCTCAAGCAGGGACTTATGATAGTGGGCAGTATACGATTGAGGGTTCAAGGCCTGCCACAGCTCTATTTTTACATGCAGCACTACATTTGCTTTCTCGTCAAGGCTATAGCTGGTTGCTTGAGCAAAGTATGGAAAATACCGACTACTTTAAAAAGCTTATTGAACATTCAGACGCGTTTGAGCTTGTAGGTAAGCCTGATATGAATATCATAAATTATCGCTATATTCCCATTTCTTTGCGCAGCAATAAATATAGAGTATTTGATGCCCAAGAAAATGATAGTATCAATAAAGCGACTGATGATATTCAGTGGACACAATTTCTCAAAGGTAAAACATTTGTTTCCAAAACGACTTTAAATATCAAACGTGTATCGGAGGATGCCATACGCGTGTTTAGAGTTGTGTTATCAAACCCTACCGTGAGTAAAGCAGACTTAAAAGCAGTACTAGTTGATCAGATTAAAATTGCTAGCGAAATTGTTGAAGACGGAGAAATTATTGAGCATGATATAGCCTCGGTTGAGTCGTTTTCTAGCAGTAATGAAACGCAAACAGTCCCCATCGGCAAACCCATTGATAATGTTAAAATATTGTTACTTGATGATGCCATGCAACTTGTACCTATTGGTGTTACAGGTGATGTTTATGTTTCTGGTCCCGGTTTAGCTCTGGGGTATCAGAATGCGGATAATATTCAAAAGCAACGCTTTATCGAAAATCCCTGGGTCATATCTCAGGGAGATACTTGTCAAGAAAAATTGTTTAAAACAGGAGACAGGGCTCGATGGCTGGACAATAAAGAATTGCAATATATTGGCCGTTCAGATAGTTGTGTCAAGATCCGTGGTGCAATGGTGGATCTTGCAGAAATTGAATTACTTATTCATCAATTAAATGAATGTGATGAAGTAGCCGTGGTTGCTCGAAAAGTTATCAATGATGATTTGCAAATTGTAGCGTACATAAGTTCACATACATTCAAAGACTATAACTTATTGAGTCGTTTTGTGACTAACCATTTAAAGACCCGTGTTCCAAGCTATATGATTCCTGACTTTTTTGTTTTATTGGGTACTTTACCCAAAACTGTTAGCGGTAAAATTAATCGTAAAAATCTTCCACTTCCTGATTCGAAAAATAACCGTAAGGATAGTTATATTGCTGCTCGTACACAGATTGAAAAAGATATGTGTACTATTTGGCAAAGGGTATTAAAATTGGATCGTGTTGGACTTGGGAGTAACTTTTTTTCTTTGGGTGGACACTCGTTACTAGCGATGGCTATGTTAAACCAAGTGATCGATAAGTTCGGTGTAAAAATATCATTAAAAGATATTTTTGAGCACCCTGTTGTGGAAGATCTTGCACATGAAGTGTCTCTGAAAATAGGGCTAGGGCCTGCACACATTAATTAA